One region of Kytococcus sedentarius DSM 20547 genomic DNA includes:
- a CDS encoding alpha,alpha-trehalose-phosphate synthase (UDP-forming) codes for MTVTQPSSSDTFDFVVVANRLPVDRVVDSDGTTQWRTSPGGLVTAMEAVMRVTDGAWVGWAGEAGEAPDPFDDDDIHLHPVPLTAEEVRDYYEGFCNDTIWPIYHDVIVSAGFHREWWASYRRVNERFARAAAEVAAEGATVWVQDYQLQLVPQMLRDLRPDLRIGWFNHIPFPPMELFAQLPWRREILRGLMGADFLGFQRDDDAGNFRRSAARLTGVTQEGEVLTLTADDGRRVRAAAVPISVDSRQLDEMARTTSVQERAVELRHSLGDPECLILGIDRLDYTKGIRHRLKAYGELLDEGKVAPPQTTFVQIATPSRERVEAYRNLREQVEGTVGHLNGDHSPIGATAIHYIHRSHPRQDMAALFLAADVMLVTPLRDGMNLVAKEYVACQVDGGGALVLSEFTGAAEELHDAYLCNPHDIEGLKQTILRAMTDDEAEKRRRMESLRQVVLDSDVHTWSRTFLLALEHAPAEPPRDEHEPAVITDAEDTQEGR; via the coding sequence ATGACCGTGACCCAGCCCAGCAGCTCCGACACCTTCGACTTCGTGGTGGTGGCGAACCGACTGCCGGTGGACCGCGTGGTGGACAGCGACGGCACCACGCAGTGGCGCACCTCCCCCGGCGGCCTGGTCACCGCGATGGAGGCCGTCATGCGCGTCACCGACGGCGCGTGGGTGGGGTGGGCCGGGGAGGCCGGCGAGGCCCCCGACCCCTTCGACGACGACGACATCCACCTGCACCCGGTGCCGCTGACCGCCGAGGAGGTCCGGGACTACTACGAGGGCTTCTGCAACGACACCATCTGGCCCATCTACCACGACGTGATCGTCTCGGCGGGCTTCCACCGTGAGTGGTGGGCCAGCTACCGCCGCGTCAACGAGCGCTTCGCCCGGGCTGCCGCCGAGGTGGCCGCCGAGGGCGCGACGGTGTGGGTGCAGGACTACCAGCTGCAGCTGGTCCCGCAGATGCTGCGCGACCTGCGCCCCGACCTGCGGATCGGGTGGTTCAACCACATCCCCTTCCCCCCGATGGAGCTCTTCGCCCAGCTCCCGTGGCGCCGGGAGATCCTCCGCGGCCTGATGGGGGCCGACTTCCTCGGCTTCCAGCGGGACGACGACGCCGGCAACTTCCGCCGGTCCGCGGCCCGCCTGACCGGCGTGACCCAGGAGGGCGAGGTCCTCACCCTGACGGCCGACGACGGTCGCCGGGTCCGCGCCGCCGCGGTGCCGATCAGCGTGGACTCGCGACAGCTGGACGAGATGGCCCGCACGACCTCCGTGCAGGAACGCGCCGTCGAGCTGCGTCACTCCCTTGGTGACCCCGAGTGTCTCATCCTAGGCATCGACCGCCTCGACTACACCAAGGGCATTCGCCACCGCCTCAAGGCCTACGGCGAGCTGCTCGATGAGGGGAAGGTCGCCCCGCCGCAGACCACCTTCGTCCAGATCGCCACCCCCAGCCGCGAGCGCGTGGAGGCCTACCGCAACCTCCGCGAGCAGGTGGAGGGGACGGTGGGCCACCTCAACGGCGACCACTCCCCCATCGGGGCCACGGCGATCCACTACATCCACCGCTCCCACCCCCGGCAGGACATGGCGGCCCTCTTCCTGGCCGCGGACGTCATGCTGGTCACCCCCCTTCGCGACGGCATGAATTTGGTGGCCAAGGAGTACGTGGCCTGCCAGGTGGACGGCGGTGGCGCACTGGTGCTCAGCGAGTTCACCGGCGCGGCGGAGGAGCTCCACGACGCCTACCTGTGCAATCCCCACGACATCGAGGGACTGAAGCAGACCATCCTGCGGGCGATGACCGACGACGAGGCCGAGAAGCGGCGGCGCATGGAGTCCCTCCGGCAGGTGGTGCTGGACTCCGACGTCCACACCTGGAGCCGCACCTTCCTGCTGGCCCTCGAGCACGCCCCCGCCGAGCCGCCGCGGGACGAGCACGAGCCGGCGGTCATCACCGACGCCGAGGACACCCAGGAGGGCCGATGA
- a CDS encoding LacI family DNA-binding transcriptional regulator has protein sequence MLRPTRLQDLAARAGVSQATVSRVLNGHSVRPASSDAVVRALDALGLDRPAHLQPRRGGLVGLITPELSNPIFPALAQAIETRLAPSGYTAVLCTQAVGGVSEEDYVELLLQRDVAALVVASGTHADTRNSTERYQRLIDRGLPLVLINGTRDEVADHCLACDDALGVEMALEHLVSLGHRRIGLAVGPRHFVPVRRKVRALRAVGERLGVQVDVEHTFYTVEGGAAAGTALLDRGATAVVAASDLMALGAIREAVARGVQVPGELSVVGFDDSILMQFTNPPLTTVRQPVEALARATVDRLQWQLQGQEPPRHGEVLFAPELVVRGTTAAVG, from the coding sequence ATGTTGCGGCCGACGCGCCTGCAGGACCTTGCCGCGCGCGCCGGTGTCTCCCAGGCGACCGTCAGCCGGGTGCTCAACGGGCACAGCGTCCGCCCCGCCTCCTCCGATGCGGTGGTGCGCGCCCTGGACGCGCTGGGCCTGGACCGCCCGGCGCACCTGCAGCCGCGGCGCGGCGGCCTGGTGGGGCTGATCACCCCGGAGCTGTCCAACCCGATCTTCCCCGCGCTGGCCCAGGCCATCGAGACCCGGCTGGCGCCCAGCGGGTACACGGCGGTGCTGTGCACCCAGGCCGTCGGGGGCGTGAGCGAGGAGGACTACGTCGAGCTGCTGCTCCAGCGCGACGTCGCGGCGCTGGTGGTGGCCTCCGGGACGCACGCCGACACGCGCAACAGCACCGAGCGCTACCAGCGCCTCATCGACCGCGGGCTGCCGCTGGTGCTCATCAACGGCACGCGCGATGAGGTGGCCGACCACTGCCTGGCCTGCGACGACGCCCTCGGCGTGGAGATGGCCCTGGAGCACCTGGTGAGCCTGGGGCACCGCCGGATCGGCCTGGCGGTGGGGCCGCGCCACTTCGTGCCGGTGCGCCGCAAGGTCCGCGCACTGCGTGCCGTCGGGGAGCGGCTGGGGGTGCAGGTGGACGTGGAGCACACCTTCTACACCGTCGAGGGCGGCGCGGCGGCCGGCACGGCCCTGCTGGACCGGGGCGCCACCGCGGTCGTGGCGGCCAGCGACCTGATGGCTCTGGGGGCCATCCGCGAGGCCGTGGCCCGCGGGGTCCAGGTCCCGGGGGAGCTGTCGGTGGTCGGGTTCGACGACTCCATCCTGATGCAGTTCACGAACCCCCCGCTGACCACCGTGCGCCAGCCGGTGGAGGCCCTCGCGCGGGCCACGGTCGACCGGCTGCAGTGGCAGCTCCAGGGGCAGGAGCCCCCGCGCCACGGCGAGGTGCTCTTCGCCCCCGAGCTGGTGGTGCGCGGGACCACGGCCGCCGTCGGCTGA
- a CDS encoding sugar ABC transporter permease has product MSTAINPSDAVGPQDGAPVAGVTDEESSPPPASRTRMVGQRRGTGTWWRHLLVWVAIAWSLFPIVFILSAALNPAGTLATSSLIPSGFSLENWRELFETRPYWTWYRNALVISLVATAGAVFIGACAAYAFSRLRFTGRRPGLFALLLVQMFPALLTFVALYFTMVRVGEIIPAIGLNTSLGLILVYLGGAMGANIWLLKGYFDTVPRELDEAATIDGASHARIFFTMTLRLVAPILVTVAMLAFVQFWGEFMLASIFLKDADAQTLGVGLWQMQQGNEKNAQFGEFAAGALLASIPVVVLYLVFQRQLVSGLTSGSVK; this is encoded by the coding sequence ATGAGCACTGCCATCAACCCATCCGATGCGGTGGGGCCCCAGGACGGTGCCCCCGTCGCCGGGGTGACCGATGAGGAGTCCTCGCCCCCGCCGGCCAGCAGGACCCGCATGGTCGGCCAGCGCCGGGGGACCGGTACCTGGTGGAGGCACCTGCTGGTGTGGGTCGCTATCGCCTGGTCGCTGTTCCCCATCGTGTTCATCCTGTCGGCCGCGCTGAACCCGGCCGGAACGCTGGCCACCTCGAGCCTCATCCCCAGCGGGTTCTCTCTCGAGAACTGGCGGGAGCTGTTCGAGACCCGCCCGTACTGGACCTGGTACCGCAACGCGCTGGTCATCTCGCTGGTCGCCACCGCCGGGGCCGTGTTCATCGGTGCCTGTGCGGCGTACGCCTTCTCCCGTCTGCGCTTCACCGGTCGCCGGCCGGGCCTGTTCGCCCTGCTGCTGGTGCAGATGTTCCCCGCCTTGCTGACCTTCGTGGCGCTGTACTTCACGATGGTGCGCGTGGGGGAGATCATCCCGGCCATTGGCCTGAACACCTCCCTCGGCCTGATCCTCGTGTACCTCGGTGGCGCGATGGGGGCGAACATCTGGTTGCTGAAGGGCTACTTCGACACCGTGCCCCGTGAGCTGGACGAGGCCGCGACCATCGACGGCGCCTCCCACGCCCGCATCTTCTTCACCATGACGCTGCGTCTGGTGGCCCCCATCCTGGTCACGGTCGCGATGCTCGCGTTCGTGCAGTTCTGGGGCGAGTTCATGCTCGCGAGCATCTTCCTCAAGGACGCCGATGCGCAGACCCTGGGCGTCGGCCTGTGGCAGATGCAGCAGGGCAACGAGAAGAACGCCCAGTTCGGCGAGTTCGCGGCCGGCGCGCTGCTGGCGTCCATCCCGGTCGTCGTGCTGTACCTGGTCTTCCAGCGCCAGCTCGTCAGCGGTCTCACCTCCGGCTCGGTGAAGTGA
- a CDS encoding LLM class flavin-dependent oxidoreductase produces MTAPASRVRLSVLDLVPRSEGMTPAEAIAASRTYAERLDELGYHRLWIAEHHNTGTFMSSATALLIAHLGHDTRRIRLGSGGVMLPNHSPLMVAEYYGTLATLFPDRIDLGLGRAPGTDPMTASALARRSAELDDVASDVAMLSRWLGDEPENAVGSVRAVPGGGTGVPLWMLGSSTGGAAVAAALGLPFSFASHFAPAQLRQALDLYRQNFTADAPTAQVDAPYVMAGVNALVAPTTEEAEHLFTTSQQMAAAIRSGRPQALQPPVEDITRVVPEELLRMADGHGVRMVGDPAQVTDQLQAFVDEYALDEVITTTYTFDPAMRVRSAELLADAWGLTPAAEG; encoded by the coding sequence GTGACCGCCCCAGCCTCCCGCGTCCGGCTCTCGGTGCTGGACCTGGTGCCCCGGTCGGAGGGCATGACCCCGGCCGAAGCCATCGCCGCCTCCCGCACCTACGCCGAGCGGCTGGACGAGCTCGGTTACCACCGGCTGTGGATCGCCGAGCACCACAACACCGGCACCTTCATGTCCTCGGCGACCGCGCTCCTCATCGCGCACCTGGGGCACGACACCCGCCGGATCCGCCTCGGGTCCGGCGGGGTGATGCTGCCCAACCACTCCCCGCTGATGGTGGCCGAGTACTACGGCACCTTGGCCACGCTCTTCCCCGACCGCATCGACCTCGGTCTGGGTCGCGCGCCGGGCACCGACCCGATGACGGCCTCGGCCTTGGCTCGGCGCTCCGCCGAGCTGGACGACGTGGCCAGCGACGTCGCGATGCTGTCGCGCTGGCTCGGCGACGAGCCGGAGAATGCGGTGGGCTCGGTGCGCGCCGTCCCCGGCGGCGGCACCGGGGTGCCGCTATGGATGCTCGGGTCGTCCACGGGCGGGGCCGCCGTGGCCGCCGCGCTGGGTCTGCCCTTCAGCTTCGCCTCGCACTTCGCGCCGGCCCAGCTGCGTCAGGCCCTGGACCTCTACCGGCAGAACTTCACCGCCGACGCGCCGACCGCCCAGGTGGACGCCCCGTACGTGATGGCCGGGGTGAACGCCCTGGTGGCGCCCACCACCGAGGAAGCCGAGCACCTGTTCACGACCTCCCAGCAGATGGCTGCTGCCATCCGCTCCGGGCGGCCGCAGGCGCTGCAGCCCCCGGTCGAGGACATCACCCGGGTGGTGCCCGAGGAGTTGTTGCGCATGGCCGACGGGCACGGGGTGCGCATGGTCGGCGACCCCGCGCAGGTGACCGACCAGTTGCAGGCCTTCGTGGACGAGTACGCGCTCGACGAGGTGATCACGACGACCTACACCTTCGACCCGGCGATGCGGGTGCGTTCCGCCGAGCTGCTGGCCGACGCGTGGGGGCTCACCCCGGCCGCGGAGGGCTGA
- a CDS encoding serine/threonine-protein kinase: MEMTQVGPYRLEERLGHGGMGTVHRATDRFGRAVAVKVLHPHIAFDVSSRTRLEREVSTLARVRHPRVASFLDADVDGQFPYIVTEFVPGMPLDERVAVDGPLDGEALHRFVAGVHEALRAIHAVGVVHRDLKPGNVMVDRSGDPVIIDFGIAHIGEESRLTATGLVMGTPGYLAPELIEGGQPTVSTDWWGLGAVLAFAATGRNPYGGGPNEAILARIRRGEHDLRSMDPQWRPLAEACLAVDPGDRPTVAEVREVIARGGGSLPERQATQPLGVQGPMGEATVPVAGTATGATQPVGRATSRLPGEGGGPDPDATQPVDRAATRPLPRAAASRGAQPVPPPATEGFLQPPAQHRDQPAGRLREPEAPTWGAPGAAGPPVAGQQPGPSAAGYQGGPPSAGYQPGPPSAGYRPEGPPAGWGPAAGEPQPVPPRHQDSGAVRMPRRSQLHPYDPRTRLPRHSWVVLMGSVLAVTATMLWPVATGVVVVAWILVARWADHVAMAHLKRLFARGRRTGDTWRIVTGAPWHLVTAMVRGTASLIAPALLGGATVVAVNFALGYDPLRSFTASGAGTATGLDNALAWGAGAFVTVVCLWWGIDSASLRRGTRLTLGGALRTTAAEVVVALVLGATAIACVLWGLSQGWPTTLAPWR; encoded by the coding sequence ATGGAGATGACGCAGGTGGGGCCGTACCGGCTGGAGGAACGGCTCGGGCACGGCGGCATGGGCACCGTGCACCGTGCCACGGACCGGTTTGGCCGGGCCGTGGCCGTGAAGGTGCTGCACCCGCACATCGCCTTCGACGTGTCATCGCGCACCCGCCTGGAGCGGGAGGTCTCCACCCTCGCCCGGGTCCGGCACCCCCGCGTCGCGAGCTTCCTGGACGCGGACGTGGACGGGCAGTTCCCGTACATCGTCACCGAGTTCGTGCCCGGCATGCCCCTGGACGAGCGCGTCGCCGTGGACGGCCCGCTGGACGGTGAGGCGCTCCACCGGTTCGTCGCCGGTGTGCACGAGGCGCTGCGCGCCATCCACGCGGTCGGGGTGGTGCACCGCGACCTGAAGCCCGGCAACGTGATGGTCGACCGCTCGGGTGACCCCGTCATCATCGACTTCGGCATCGCCCACATCGGGGAGGAGAGCCGGCTCACCGCCACCGGGCTGGTCATGGGCACGCCCGGCTACCTGGCCCCGGAGCTCATCGAGGGCGGGCAGCCCACCGTCTCCACGGACTGGTGGGGCCTCGGCGCGGTCCTGGCCTTCGCGGCCACTGGGCGGAACCCCTACGGAGGGGGGCCGAACGAGGCGATCCTGGCCCGCATCCGCCGCGGTGAGCACGACCTGCGCTCCATGGACCCGCAGTGGCGTCCGCTGGCCGAGGCCTGCCTCGCGGTCGACCCGGGGGACCGGCCGACGGTCGCCGAGGTGCGTGAGGTGATCGCCCGGGGCGGGGGGTCGCTTCCGGAGCGTCAGGCCACCCAGCCGCTGGGAGTGCAGGGCCCGATGGGGGAGGCCACCGTGCCCGTCGCGGGCACCGCGACGGGCGCCACCCAGCCCGTGGGTCGTGCGACCTCCCGCCTGCCGGGCGAGGGCGGCGGGCCCGACCCGGACGCGACGCAGCCGGTGGACCGCGCGGCCACCCGTCCCCTCCCGCGGGCGGCGGCCTCCCGGGGTGCGCAGCCCGTGCCGCCGCCCGCGACGGAGGGCTTCCTGCAGCCGCCCGCCCAGCACCGTGACCAGCCCGCCGGACGGTTGCGGGAGCCCGAGGCCCCCACCTGGGGTGCCCCGGGGGCGGCCGGTCCCCCGGTGGCGGGTCAGCAGCCCGGGCCGTCGGCTGCGGGGTACCAGGGCGGCCCGCCGTCCGCCGGGTACCAGCCGGGCCCGCCGTCCGCCGGCTACCGGCCGGAGGGGCCCCCCGCAGGGTGGGGGCCGGCAGCCGGCGAGCCGCAGCCGGTGCCGCCGCGCCACCAGGACTCCGGGGCGGTCCGCATGCCCCGCCGTTCCCAGCTGCACCCCTACGACCCCCGGACCCGGCTGCCCCGGCACAGCTGGGTGGTCCTCATGGGATCGGTGCTGGCGGTCACAGCCACGATGCTCTGGCCCGTCGCGACCGGGGTCGTGGTCGTGGCGTGGATCCTGGTCGCCCGGTGGGCCGACCACGTGGCGATGGCCCACCTCAAGCGGCTGTTCGCACGCGGGCGCCGCACCGGGGACACCTGGCGGATCGTCACCGGGGCGCCCTGGCACCTGGTGACGGCCATGGTGCGCGGCACCGCATCGCTGATCGCCCCGGCGTTGCTGGGCGGTGCGACGGTGGTCGCGGTGAACTTCGCGCTGGGCTACGACCCGCTGCGGTCGTTCACCGCCTCCGGCGCCGGAACGGCCACCGGGCTGGACAACGCACTGGCCTGGGGCGCCGGCGCGTTCGTGACGGTGGTCTGCCTGTGGTGGGGCATCGACAGTGCGTCCCTGCGGCGGGGTACGCGCCTCACCCTGGGAGGTGCCCTGCGGACCACGGCGGCGGAGGTCGTGGTGGCCCTCGTCCTGGGGGCGACGGCCATCGCCTGCGTGCTGTGGGGGCTCTCACAGGGGTGGCCCACAACCCTTGCGCCGTGGCGGTGA
- the otsB gene encoding trehalose-phosphatase, producing MTDTTRTPEPAASAGAPLPPPDQAHLARTPWLVVATDFDGTLAPFQDDPMAVVPHPDSIAALRRLAALPTTQVVLVSGRDVTTLHQLSGLGPQDGVSLLGSHGGEQWRVGQDAPTGLDEDEVAQRDMLIAGARGLVAEHPGTTLEVKAAGVVVHTRRATPEVALAARGAVRRLGRRCGVEPLLGKDVLELSVLRTTKGEALAELVHRLGQDRWNRRSHRERTPGYTLWFAGDDVTDETVFRAFADEAGAVLVKVGPEPTCASSRVDGIDDVARLLTELADAREAAAAG from the coding sequence ATGACGGACACCACCCGCACCCCCGAACCGGCCGCGAGCGCCGGGGCGCCGCTCCCGCCCCCGGACCAGGCGCACCTGGCGCGGACCCCGTGGCTGGTGGTCGCGACCGACTTCGACGGCACCCTGGCCCCCTTCCAGGACGACCCGATGGCCGTCGTCCCCCACCCCGACTCCATCGCCGCCCTGCGTCGGCTGGCCGCCCTGCCGACCACCCAGGTGGTCCTGGTGAGCGGCCGTGACGTCACCACCCTTCACCAGCTCAGCGGGCTGGGCCCGCAGGACGGTGTCTCCCTGCTCGGGTCCCACGGCGGCGAGCAGTGGCGGGTGGGCCAGGACGCCCCCACCGGCCTGGACGAGGACGAGGTGGCCCAGCGGGACATGCTGATCGCCGGCGCCCGCGGACTGGTGGCCGAGCACCCCGGGACCACGCTGGAGGTGAAGGCCGCCGGCGTGGTGGTGCACACCCGGCGAGCGACCCCGGAGGTGGCCCTCGCGGCACGCGGTGCCGTGCGACGGCTGGGCCGCCGCTGCGGCGTGGAACCCCTGCTGGGCAAGGACGTGCTCGAGCTGAGCGTGCTGCGCACCACCAAGGGCGAGGCTCTCGCGGAGCTCGTGCACCGCCTGGGGCAGGACCGCTGGAACCGGCGCAGCCACCGCGAGCGCACTCCCGGGTACACCCTGTGGTTCGCCGGCGACGACGTCACCGACGAGACGGTGTTCCGGGCGTTCGCCGACGAGGCCGGCGCGGTGCTGGTCAAGGTGGGGCCGGAGCCCACCTGTGCGAGCTCCCGCGTGGACGGCATCGACGACGTCGCCCGGTTGCTGACCGAGCTCGCCGACGCCCGGGAGGCCGCCGCAGCAGGCTGA
- a CDS encoding transglycosylase family protein, producing the protein MSQIPSTVKARGTAAAGMAGAFVVAGFATAAPASAAYDATVWDRVAHCESRGNWSINTGNGYYGGLQFHQISWKGVGGLDFAPRADLATKSEQIAAARRLLSLQGPGAWPMCSKYAGLTRDNGGADRWAMPGDPTPPTPPEPPTPPTPDPTPDTDTWTITDRVNYRSGPGMSHAVTGKLLPGTTIEGTKLASGWVKTTEGKYFWHSFGTTDSVDTPDPGTYTIKRGVNVRSGPGMSYSILGQYSAGATVAGEKLSSGWVKTDRGYFWHTFGTAN; encoded by the coding sequence ATGTCCCAGATCCCCTCCACCGTGAAGGCCCGCGGTACTGCCGCAGCCGGTATGGCCGGTGCCTTCGTGGTCGCTGGCTTCGCCACCGCGGCCCCCGCCAGCGCTGCCTACGACGCGACCGTGTGGGACCGCGTGGCCCACTGCGAGTCCCGTGGCAACTGGTCGATCAACACCGGCAACGGCTACTACGGCGGTCTCCAGTTCCACCAGATTTCCTGGAAGGGTGTCGGCGGCCTCGACTTCGCGCCGCGCGCCGACCTGGCCACCAAGAGCGAGCAGATCGCCGCGGCCCGCCGCCTGCTGTCCCTGCAGGGCCCCGGCGCCTGGCCGATGTGCAGCAAGTACGCCGGCCTGACGCGCGACAACGGTGGCGCCGACCGCTGGGCCATGCCCGGCGACCCCACGCCCCCGACGCCCCCGGAGCCGCCGACCCCCCCGACGCCGGACCCCACCCCGGACACCGACACCTGGACCATCACCGACCGGGTGAACTACCGCTCCGGTCCGGGCATGTCGCACGCGGTCACTGGCAAGCTCCTGCCGGGCACCACCATCGAGGGCACGAAGCTCGCCAGCGGCTGGGTCAAGACCACCGAGGGCAAGTACTTCTGGCACAGCTTCGGCACCACGGACTCGGTCGACACCCCCGACCCGGGCACCTACACCATCAAGCGTGGCGTGAACGTGCGCTCCGGTCCGGGCATGTCCTACTCCATCCTGGGCCAGTACTCCGCCGGGGCCACGGTCGCCGGTGAGAAGCTCTCCAGCGGCTGGGTCAAGACCGACCGCGGCTACTTCTGGCACACCTTCGGCACCGCGAACTGA
- a CDS encoding ABC transporter permease subunit, which produces MSANVGLGAPAGGRTGNPGGTVLKWLLILAVLALGAFAVQRSLEAGAWIGVVLAAFLAMMTLVVYATRRFVPMKYLWPGLVLLLALQVWPLVYTVALSFTNTGAGHQLTKDETVEIIQASSVQQVEGSERYALSVAVPEGADPTTGDLVYLLTDNEGAHFAGSLDGLEEIGDGVETTSAGKITAAEGYQLLDSKQVNERSKELNEFAVPVDDGGIKALGLSQAFVGEAQITYDESADTLTDQRTGTVYVPSEDARWVPQDGDGNPLPQGWKQNVGFDNYLKVLQDDTLRGGFLSIFAWNLGFAALSVVTTFVLGMLLALLFNDERLKGKAVYRSLLILPYAIPVYVSALVWSSMFNQDFGLINDLSGLDVDWLGNPWAARAAILITNLWLGFPYMFIICTGALQAIPADVKEAAAMDGAGWWRTVRSVIMPLLLVAVGPLLIASFAFNFNNFGLIYLLTEGGPFVQGNTDIGSTDLLITYAYRLAFEGATPNFGLASAVAVYIFFIVAAFGAIGFSRTKALEEVN; this is translated from the coding sequence ATGAGCGCGAACGTGGGCCTCGGGGCCCCCGCCGGTGGGCGAACCGGCAACCCGGGCGGGACCGTCCTGAAGTGGCTGCTGATCCTGGCCGTGCTGGCCCTGGGCGCCTTTGCCGTCCAGCGGTCCCTCGAGGCCGGGGCCTGGATCGGGGTCGTGCTGGCGGCCTTCCTGGCCATGATGACGCTGGTCGTCTACGCCACCCGGCGCTTCGTGCCCATGAAGTACCTGTGGCCGGGGTTGGTGCTGCTGCTGGCGCTGCAGGTGTGGCCCTTGGTCTACACGGTGGCGTTGTCGTTCACGAACACCGGCGCCGGCCACCAGCTGACCAAGGACGAGACCGTCGAGATCATCCAGGCCAGCTCGGTGCAGCAGGTCGAGGGCTCGGAGCGGTACGCGCTGTCCGTGGCGGTCCCGGAGGGAGCCGACCCCACCACCGGCGACCTGGTGTACCTGCTGACGGACAACGAGGGCGCCCACTTCGCCGGGTCCCTGGACGGGCTGGAGGAGATCGGCGACGGCGTCGAGACCACCTCCGCAGGAAAAATCACCGCCGCGGAGGGCTACCAGCTGCTGGACTCCAAGCAGGTCAACGAGCGCTCCAAGGAACTCAACGAGTTCGCGGTGCCGGTGGACGACGGTGGCATCAAGGCCCTCGGTCTGAGCCAGGCCTTCGTGGGCGAGGCCCAGATCACCTACGACGAGTCGGCCGACACCCTCACCGACCAGCGCACGGGCACGGTGTACGTGCCCAGTGAGGACGCGCGCTGGGTACCTCAGGACGGGGACGGCAACCCGCTGCCCCAGGGCTGGAAGCAGAACGTCGGCTTCGACAACTACCTCAAGGTCCTGCAGGACGACACCCTCCGCGGCGGCTTCCTGTCCATCTTCGCGTGGAACCTGGGCTTCGCGGCCCTCAGCGTGGTGACCACTTTCGTCCTGGGCATGCTGCTGGCGCTGTTGTTCAACGACGAGCGCCTGAAGGGCAAGGCGGTCTACCGCTCGCTGTTGATCCTGCCCTACGCCATCCCGGTCTACGTCTCGGCGCTCGTGTGGTCCTCGATGTTCAACCAGGACTTCGGCCTCATCAACGACCTGTCGGGTTTGGACGTCGACTGGCTGGGCAACCCGTGGGCGGCCCGGGCGGCGATCCTCATCACCAACCTGTGGCTCGGTTTCCCGTACATGTTCATCATCTGCACCGGCGCCCTGCAGGCCATCCCCGCGGACGTCAAGGAGGCTGCCGCCATGGACGGCGCCGGCTGGTGGCGCACGGTGCGCTCGGTGATCATGCCGCTGCTGCTGGTGGCCGTGGGCCCGCTGCTGATCGCCTCGTTCGCGTTCAACTTCAACAATTTCGGACTCATCTACCTGCTCACCGAGGGCGGACCGTTCGTCCAGGGCAACACCGACATCGGGTCCACCGACCTGCTGATCACCTACGCCTACCGCCTGGCCTTTGAGGGCGCCACGCCGAACTTCGGCCTGGCCTCCGCGGTGGCGGTCTACATCTTCTTCATCGTCGCGGCCTTCGGTGCGATCGGCTTCTCGCGCACCAAGGCCCTCGAGGAGGTCAACTGA
- a CDS encoding transglycosylase family protein, with the protein MSRSPLKTPRTLGAAGVSGAFIVAGFAAASPANASSYDASVWDRVAQCESNGNWSINTGNGYYGGVQFSNTSWQGVGGLEFAPRADLATKAEQIAAAQRLLAIQGPGAWPLCSVKAGLTSANGGADRNAMPGDSAPAPKPEPKPEPKPEPKPEPKPEPKPEPKPEPKPEPKPEPKPEPAPKAEPAPEATTWTIERGVNLRPAAGMDNTPKDVLTAGTTVEGVKLDSGWVKTDEGYFWHTFGTTGDLEVVESGTYTIHHGVNVRPAVGMDNSPLGMYLKGSTVEGEKLANGWVKTDRGYFWHTFGTFNG; encoded by the coding sequence ATGTCCCGTTCTCCCCTCAAGACCCCTCGTACCCTCGGCGCCGCTGGCGTCTCCGGCGCCTTCATCGTCGCCGGCTTCGCCGCCGCCTCCCCGGCCAACGCCTCGTCCTACGACGCCTCCGTGTGGGACCGCGTCGCCCAGTGTGAGTCCAACGGTAACTGGTCGATCAACACCGGCAACGGCTACTACGGTGGCGTGCAGTTCTCCAACACTTCCTGGCAGGGCGTGGGCGGCCTCGAGTTCGCCCCCCGTGCCGACCTCGCGACCAAGGCCGAGCAGATCGCTGCCGCGCAGCGCCTGCTGGCCATCCAGGGCCCCGGCGCCTGGCCGCTGTGCTCCGTCAAGGCCGGTCTGACCTCGGCCAACGGTGGTGCTGACCGCAACGCGATGCCGGGCGACTCCGCCCCGGCCCCGAAGCCCGAGCCGAAGCCGGAGCCCAAGCCCGAGCCGAAGCCCGAGCCCAAGCCCGAGCCGAAGCCGGAGCCGAAGCCGGAGCCCAAGCCCGAGCCGAAGCCGGAGCCCAAGCCCGAGCCGGCACCCAAGGCTGAGCCGGCCCCCGAGGCCACCACCTGGACGATCGAGCGCGGCGTCAACCTGCGTCCGGCCGCCGGGATGGACAACACCCCGAAGGACGTCCTGACCGCCGGCACCACCGTTGAGGGCGTCAAGCTCGACAGCGGCTGGGTGAAGACCGACGAGGGCTACTTCTGGCACACGTTCGGCACCACCGGTGACCTCGAGGTCGTCGAGTCCGGCACCTACACCATCCACCACGGTGTGAACGTGCGTCCGGCCGTCGGCATGGACAACAGCCCGCTGGGCATGTACCTCAAGGGTTCCACCGTCGAGGGCGAGAAGCTGGCCAACGGCTGGGTCAAGACCGACCGCGGCTACTTCTGGCACACCTTCGGTACCTTCAACGGCTGA